In Chloroflexota bacterium, the DNA window ATCAAGAAGCGGATGCCATCGCACGATACGCAATGAGCAGTGGAGTGTCTGTCGAAGACATACGGATAGACCGACTGGGCGACACTACAAACGATACGTGCCGACATTTCGCGCAGTTGAAAGCAGAAGGTGTTTTACTGACCCAGGAGTTTCATCTGCCGCGTGCGATGTACCTGTGCGAATCGAATGGAGTTGCGCCAATCGGGTTAGCGGTCAATCGTCTCGGCATCCTGGCGCAAAGAGGCGATGGCTGGGTGGACATATATACGATTCGATTGAGCAGATATGTGCGTGAGTCAATGCTCACCTGGGCGTTCATGGTTGGAATGTACGACCGGTGATCCAGCCGGGTGTTCTGTTTGTGTAGTTTCAATCGAAAGGGCTGAACTACTAAATCGGGGACGAACGACGGAAGGTCATAGTGCACAAGCGACTTTATTCGCGAGCGTTGTTGACCATCGCGTTAATGTTGTCAAGTATCTTGGTCACCGAGAATGCTTTCGCCGGGGGCGTCATTCCAACTCTGTCGGCACAGGCAGGGAATGGATTTATCTCCGTCAAGTGGACGACGATCAATGAGAGTAGTGTTGCCGGGTTCAACGTTTGGCGGAGCGAAAATTTCGGTGGTCCGTTTATTCAAATCAATGTTTGGTTAATCCCAGGT includes these proteins:
- a CDS encoding YdcF family protein — protein: MNSDYSLTDVTRERIEAAILLYRQGAIQKLYVSADNRHNQEADAIARYAMSSGVSVEDIRIDRLGDTTNDTCRHFAQLKAEGVLLTQEFHLPRAMYLCESNGVAPIGLAVNRLGILAQRGDGWVDIYTIRLSRYVRESMLTWAFMVGMYDR